GGACAGCAACAAAGATGCAAGGTGGACAAATTTTTCAAGTGCAAAAATTGTGGTCCAACAACTACCAAGTCGAAACTATCCATGCGAGGTAAGGTAAGTTTTTTAAGTTGAGGTAAGCAACCCAACTCCTTTGATGGCACGGGAAGATCTGAAAGGCAcaactccaattcctccaatttGGATAACTTCCCAACCCATTGCAATTGAAGAGTTGATGCCTCAGCAAGTGCCTGCCCAAATTTGTTGGACAGTTTCAAATTCATTAGATTTGTGAGGTTACTGAGATCCGGAACTAATCGCAATGATGCCGATTGAATAGATAGACAATTCAAACTCGAGGGAAGTTTTGGCAACTCTTGAAGCTCATCACAAAATGATAAATCCAGCTTTTGGAGTCGCGTGAGAGAATTGATTTCCATTGGTCCTGCACAAACACAGATATGTGATATGTCTAGGATACTTAGAGACAACAGTTTGCCAATTTCAGTTGGGAGTTCACCTGCAAGTTGTTGACAATATCGGACATTGAGCTCCTCCAACCTCTCTAGCATGCCAATACCGATAGGCAACCTCTGTATTGGACAACTTTCCATCTCCATTACCTTCAAgtgcttgagattttttatcgAATTAGGTAACTCAACAAGTTTTGTTCTTGAGAGATCCAAATTCTGTAATGTTGTCAAATTACCTATTGATTCCGAAAGCTCCACAAATTTTTGACAATTAGAGAGTGAAAGGAACTTGAGTTGTGTAAGCTCTCCAATAGAAATCGGAAGTTTCTTGATTAACGTGTATGATAGATCAAGGGATGATAGGTTCTTTGCATTACCAATAGAATCAGGTAAACTTGTAAGTTTTGTTTGTGATATCTCCAACTTAGACAATAATATTAGTTTCCCGATGTCTGGAAGTTTCTTgattttgtgacatcccaggATAGAAAAGTGCTTTAGATTCACCAGTCCTCCAATCTGTTTAGGCAAATTTTGTAGTAAATAACACCAATGAATTTGCAAGTGAGTAAGATCTTTTAGTTTCCCAATAGAGGAGTCAACTTCTTGCAAGGATTGACCGTGATCAAGAGATAGTATCTCCAAACTCATGCATCCAGAAAAGTCTGGAGTCTGCTTCAAACCATTACAATACCTAAgagaaagaactttcaatttgttttccaTCTGCAAAGGTCACTGAAATATTATCAGAGAGGATTAAACAGAGAATACTATGTGTATTTAATAGAACAAAAGTACGAATTCACACCTTCAAAATGTTCCATCCGCCCCAGTTTTTGGTGTTCATATTATATGAAAGTTCAAAAAGTGCTAGATTTTTCAAGTGCAAATTGGCCATTCTACAATCTAAAGGAGGAGAgcgccaagaaagccatcttagctCTTGGAGATAATTGTTGATGTCTCCGGCAAAAGTCCCATTATATAACTTGAGAAATTTTAGATTTGGCATCCTCTCAAGTTCTTCATCCACAATGCTGATGGGATCCGAATTATATTGACCTAAATTGAGTGCTTTAACTTTGTCCTTTCTCTGCCAATAGAAACCATCAACGAGTATGAGCTTACAAACATTAATTTGTCCTTTAGAATGCCTAAAAGGAATATCTTAAATGGGaagtggaaaataatttcatggTGGATAATGTATGGATCCTACTTTTACCTTACCTCTTTCGATCTCATTACTTCCAAAGCTTCTCTGTCATTCCACAACCTACTAGGGGCACATTCTTTTTTAACAATgtctcttccaagatctctcaattgatcatgcatccatataGTATCACCATCAACAATTTTAATTAGACACAAATCAGTAAGTTTTTTCAATGACTTATGGGGGTAAAGATGGCAAGCATCCCAAAAATAGGCTGcccataatttattttcatatatgaagaAGCATGCGATATCAAGaaaacttctttttcctcatcTCCTAATGCATTATAACTTATCTTCAACTTATCCCGGACTTCATCATGAGGTACATTCTTCAACATTTCCAGCATTTCTTTCCATATTTCCACTTTTTGGTCATGAAGATAGGAACCTATGACTTCAAGAGCCAATGGGAGTCCCCCGGTCATAAATACAACTTCTTGAGAGAGACTTCGATAAGTATTGGGAGGAGAGACCCCTTTAAATGCATGCAAACTGAAAAGTTCTAGCGCTTTATCACGATCCATTTCCTTCACTTCATAAGCTAATATTCCCTTCTCTTCATCCAAAATTCGTTTGTCTCTTGTTGTAATGATAATCCTACTCCCAGAACAAAAGTGTTAGGGTGCCCAGCTAGTTTCTTAAGTTGTTCTTTCTTGTCTACATCGTCTAGAACAATGAGAACTTTCTTAGAACTAGCTCTCCTTGTTATGCTATCTATCCCTTCATCAGTGTTACCAAAATTTTCTACAAATCTAGAATCAGAGATGTCAGATGCCAACTGTTTCTGCAGATTTACTAGGCCATTTCCTTTTGATGATTCTCGGATGTTCCCAATGAAGCTGCATTGGCCATCAAACTGAAGACATAATTCATTGAAAACATTCTTAGCAAGAGTGGTTTTACCGATCCCGCCCATTCCATGGATTCCAACAAAACGCACACCCGTGCCAGAGTCAACATCTAACAACTCCATTATGGCTTCTACTTGTTTTTCTACCCCAACCAATTTGTTGTCCAGAGATCTTTGCTTTACTTTTAGCTTACGCAAAATCTCTTTCACAACGCGTTCAATGACTTCACCTTGTCTGCCACATACCAAACACTTttagttaaaagaaaataaataataatctcATTACTACTTCCTAGCAGATAGCATTTGAGTTGGATCACTATTTTTAAGTCTCAGGTAAATTCTATAGAGCCACAAGAATTTTGGTGTAATACACTCCATAGGATATGATTGGTATGATAAACTTACAATTTGACCCTATTTCTGAGAAAGAAGATGTTCCTTTGCGGTCCGAATTACAGACATCATTCTAGAATTAGATCAAATCCACTCATATAACTGTCACTAGCCAAAATGGCCCTGCTTAGTGAATTGCCTCTGTTTTTTCCTCCCCGGTGAGAAATGAAATTTACTGCTCATATACCAAAAATCGGTTGGTGAATTAGTGAATTTACGCCACATCAACcaatatattttaacaataaaCAACCCTCCAGCTAGTTTTCACTGCCATTTACAAGAAGAATAAGAGGATAGCATTTGGACTGAAGCTTGAAAAGAGTTCCATTAATAAGCATTTACTTACGCTTTCCCTTGGACTTCCCATCCCTTGATCTCAGCCACTTTTCCCAGAGCCGCCTCCCACCGTTGCCTGATCTCAGCACCGTGCTTCTGCTCATGCTTCTCCAAGTCCTTCAGGTACAGTTCCGTCCTGAGCTTGACATCGATGGGCGTGACATCAAAGAAGATGGGTAGGATCTCTGGCTTCCCAGTCGATTCATGGAGCTCCGTCACTCGAGCGAGCTCGCGGAGGCACCAAGCGCTCGAAGCATAGCCTCTGGAGAGGACCGGTATGCAGATCTTGGATTCGCCGACCGCACTCAGGAGATCGTCGATCCGATCACCAGCGTGAAGCTCTTCACTGTCTCTGTAGGCGACAATCCCCTGGCCGAACATGGTCCGGTAGAGACAGTCGGTGAAGGTGTTGCGAGTGTCGGgccctctgaaactcaagaacacgtcGTACCGGGTAGCTGACGCGCTGGAACCACCGGTTGCTGCCATGTTTTCGGGGGgcttctctcgcaaaaggtctCTCTGTCTCGCTCTGGTTTTTGCCTGCTCGGAGTTGGAGCTGCGTCTTCGTTAGGGTTACCAAAAGTAGAAAATCATATGTGAATGCACAAACCGATCTCAATGATTACCTCAAAAGCCCTCTTCCTCGAAATGGACCAGCGCCCACGTGCAAGATCCGGATGTTCGAGGTTTCGGCCTGGATCGGATCGGCATCGGATGCTTCAAGTAAACAGAGAAGGACGTTTGACCCGGTCAAGCTCGAAAAATATTCCGAAATTCAAATCATCGTCTTGTTTTCTTGAGGGCTAGGTCGGGTAGCAAACCATTACGGTCAGCTGAGTAACTTGAGCATTAAACTGCTCAAGCAACGGCATTagctccaatttttatttttatttttggtgtttttgttACTTACTTGGTCCGCACTTTACTTGGACATGTCTTTACTCGCAAGTTTTCGAGCATGAATAACCTACGGTAAAGGAAATGTAATGCAAGAGAGTAGTCCAAGGTTGTTCAAATGATAATATTTATAACTTCTTATatgaatataataatttaaaagtcaaaatattGATAACAGGAAGAAAATGCATCATAATATTATACTCATGATCCAAGGAAATATGGCAAAAGTAAACTCGTAACTATGTCTTTGTCTTGGATTATATTAACCTAAAGATATGTCATAAGGAAATTAGCAGTATAATAAATGCAGAAAATTGGATTCTAGAGCAAATTTCCTCTCTTGTTTCACATGtaaattaagttaaattgaaaaaatgtatacctaatagaaaatataaataagttaAGTTTTGCCtagcttatttatttattttttaaagtaacaTTGTTTCTTCTAAAGGTTCTGAATCCATTGCATCATGGATTACTAAACAAATTACTCATATATGTGTACATGAACACTCATAAGTATTGTCTCTGAAGACAACATGCACTTGTAGACCTCTAAATAGCTCAAACAGTCACTCGACCAAGGAGAGTCGGAGACCACCTAAAAGAGTACATTGTACTAGGATCAATTTGAATAAAAGTAGAAATTCGACGACCAACTTCAAACATTCACTAAGAGTTTGATTGCTAAAAACAATCTTGTCCTAAAAGTTTCGTTTTACATCCACATACAGATTTAGTTTCAACAAGCATTTACACATCAATATACTTATTTAATTATATGTAATCTTATGTGATTATATAATAATTATACTTATATCGTTAGACATGGGTGACATCATCCTTAGGAATATGATGTCAACCTTCACATGCATGAGCACATCGATTTTGAGGCAAGTTCGTCCCTCCAACATTGCTTGATAAGAGGGGaagaaattaatcattttttattaaattaattagtcCATTTAATAAAttacttatttaaaaaaaaaaaaaaaaaaaaagattcagcATTTCCATTTGATATGGGCACCCATAAAACAACAAGCGGTCCACTTCGTCGCCCGCCCAGCctatcttctttctctctcttcccaaaaCGACATCTCTCgctccgcttcttcttcttctacgtCCACCGCTTGTCTGATCAAACGGCGAAGACCTGCATTCATCCACGTGGACTCCCTTTCCAAGCCGTCCATCTTCCGCTACGCACTACCACTGGTACACCTCCGAGTTTGCTAACTGGCCTGGATCCTCCACACCTCCGACACTGTCGACGATTACTCGAGCAGCTTGTCCGGCTTCAGCATTGATGTGCAAACTCAATGTTTGGTGTCTCCAACGGCTAATAATGTGCAAGATTGCGTAGTGATGCTTCAAGTCATGTTGATAATGGAATGGACTTTCGGTATGATTTTCTCATCTAAGCTGGGGGCATAAGAATTGCCAGAATTCTAAAGAGAACTTAAATGGACTGTGCTTGGGCGGActaagaaggaggagaaagtggAAGAAGAATACGAAACAAATCAAAAAGAGGGACGCGAATGGGCCCCACGTTTGAGCATGTTAACATTTGAAAAAGCAACGGCTAATACGATCAAAACACAGCGGAATGATTTGTATAAGTCAAATGCGGAGCAAGAAAAGCATGGCCCTTTAAAAAAATGGTGTATGCGTAGtttgaactaaattgaattttcgaaaaGGGAGCAACTTTACAAATCTTGTCATAAATTAGATTATACAAATTGCACTTGCATTGGCTCTTGGGTTGTACGAGATCATAAACAATTACCTAATGGGCTGATATTAATAAGAGAAGAAATATCTTTTTAAACAAATGCCCGTAATGATataaattttgatggaaaaaaagaagaagaataatttttaattttatttaatgcCTAACAAACATGCCCTCCAGTCCTAATCACAATTCGTTTTACAGTTTTAGTTAAAATGGTAAAAGACACAAAAGCCCTAAAATATAtccattgtgataaatttattcaaatttttttttgaaaatcccaGAGTTATAacctatgtgacacatttatttcaaacttgtgcagtgtgatatatttactcaaaacttttgtttataacacaaaaaaaatccaaaattttcatttgtgacaccaaaaacaccaaacttttttctatgacgctatttttttttggataaatgtaTCACGTGAatataagtttggaatttttggtgttagaaaacaaaagtttagggtttttggtatCACACAAGTTTGCATTTTTTGGTGtcacggaaaaaaaaagttttgggtaaatatatcacaattcATAAAGTTTCGGGTTTATTTGTATCTTTTTACCTAGTTACAAAAGGGATAGAAACAAACATTCATTTTCCCCTCGTAAATCAActctgtcaaaaaaaaaaaaaaaggatgagaaATGGGAAAGTTAGAGTGCCGGAAATCATTGACGTGAATGTCATACGATAGATGTAGGACTTTTTGGGCAATTTTCTTGATTATTGACAAGTCAATTAATGTGGTATGAAATCTCATAACAAATTATACTCCAAGCATGGGTgaagatgaaaattttcttgcaataCTTGAACCAATATTGATAACTCTCCTCTTACCATTGACTCTGATTGTAGAAATTATATTACAAAAGTgtagtatatatatcaaattgaatattgaCCACTGAAATGACAAGCGGTCCACCAAATTTGGCAATTCGGATTTAGTTTAGTGTATATACCAAGTGCATGTTCTTTTGGTGCGGTGATGGGTGATAGATGAGGCTGCGACTGTTTGATCGGAACGGGGAGAGAAAGACGAGAGGGAGCGGCATCGCAGGTGGTGATGGATCAGCAGCGACGATGGAGATGAcaaagcagaggaagaaatacGCCGACACGTTCCTTCCAAATCGAGGAGGGTCTCGACTCTCATCCCCGCTTTTGGTCATTCGGATTGTCTCCTCGCTTTCAGCCTTGGATCGAGCACCTCGACTTTGTCCTACATTCGTTCTTTTTTTGCACTTGGCTTAGTCATGActgtttcatttatttttttatccgaCCGTAGGTAAAGAGCAGGGTGTAGGGATCCCGACATGAACGTGGTAAGAGACagagcaattttattttatttttttttttttcctttcttctttttcttttcttctttccttttcttcttccctagcCGGTTTTGAAATATGCGAGAGCAAGAAGACTGACTGACGACACCAATTAAGGCCACCAATGCGGTTTTTGTTGATGCACAGATGTTGCTTCATATTTTGTTGTTACTTCTTGTAGTAGGAGTTATCGCagcacataaaaaaaaaaatattaattattaatatgtCAATACTTCGATTTTTACaataggttaaaaaaaaaattgacagaGTCAAAGCTTCTTTTGATTATAGAAAGCTGTTTGGAATGTAGAAAGTCATGCTGAAATTACTAGTTATAACTAAGTCGACACGATGTCTCTTGCTTTTTCTAGGGGACGTGCTAGGAAAGCAGAGAGTTTGCCAAGTTCTCTCCATGAAAATCAGTCTTCTAGATAGTGGATTGGTCCCATTTGCCAAAGATAGCAAAGCTCGACATGGCTTGGTCATGCCACGGTATCTGTCAATGTTTTGATCGTAAAAACGTGCACAATCCCATTTCAACTAAGTTAGTGAGGTTGAAGACGAAACATTTCTTTAAGAAGACCGCCCTAAAATTGCCCTGACCGTGGAGATCACCTGCAAGAGTACAAACGCACCCAAGGCCGATTCGATTCCGAAAGTTAAATTCGACAACTAACTTCAAAAATTGACTTAAAGTTATCTTCAAGAGCTAATCTCGACATCATCTcgaaattttcttattttgcacCTACATAGAGATCTAGATTCGAATAGGCACCTACGAATTGGTATATTTCTCTAATTACATGTAATCTTATTTAATTGGATAATAATTATACTTATATCTTCCCAACACTGGTCACGTCATCCTATTGAATAATGACGTCAGCCTTGCGTGAGCACATTGGCTTTGGTTCGGAGGCAAGTCCATCCCTCCAACGTAGTAGGTtcaaaaaaaaggggaaaaaggaatcaatcattttttatttgaattaattagtccacttgttgaaagaaaaaaaattagtcccACTTAATCGGTTGGTTTAtttaagaaggaaaaaggaacaGAAAGGATCCAGCCTTTCCAAATGAAACGAGCAGTAGCAATAAAACGACAAGTCGTTCGCTTCTCTGTTCGCGCCAAATCCGGATACTCCAAGTCGCTTGCCCCATCTCACATATGctagagagagagtggaaatcacactttgtttttttttttaaatgataatcGAACTGACTCAActaaccttatttatatatattttgaaaaagagagaatttctaTTCCCTTTCCTAATTAAGAATGAAATATTAAGACACTTTTCCCATCTGGCAAAAAGAAAGCATAACATCGTAAGCTTGGCGCTGCCATGGGAGTGTTTGCCGGTTATCAATATGCCGCTGAACACTGAGCGGTTCAACGAATTGCAGCAGCATTGCGAGTGCACAAACAACAATTTAAGTAGAGGAAAGCCTATGAGAAAATCAACACCAGAGAAACCTAAATATTGCTGCATTCTGTTTCTCCTATCCTAATGTCCAGCATAATGATTAAACAGTGTGCTGTTTATCTGGGAATTGTAAATATCAtgtcaagaccattcacgaggTCCGTCAATTTTCCCAAGTTCTAATATATGCAAAGGGAAACTGCAATTATGGTTGTTTTCATGGCTTGATGATTAATTTCACCTACTTCTCCCCTAAGTAACTATGTCGAAGAGGTTCAGGACGATCTGGTGGAAACATTAAAGCTTATGGAGAGAGCTGTAAAATGTGAAATGCTTGTAAGTGAATTGGGAAACCGAACATAGACTGACTATTTATTCCAAGTTAAAAGTTTAGTGCAGAccattaaaagttaaaaatttattgAGTAAACAGTAGAAATGTGGTCAGTTAATGAAGCTATTTTGGCATTAGCCCAAAAGAAGAATACTCTCACTAGCGATGCAACAGCAAAATAACAGAAAGTGTAAAATTACCTTCAGCAATGGACCAAAAGGGATGGCCTAGCAAAACATGTTGTTGAAACAAGGTGAGGCACAACCAGGAGTAGGTGGCTTCCTCACAAAGGCATGGTCTAGCAACTGCGCTGCAGAAGGCCGCTTATTCGGGTTTACTTCCAAGCAACTTAAGATGAAGTCTTCTGCATCTCTTGATAAAGAAGGGGGAAGTGGAGGAAGTTCACCCTGGCCAATTTTGAACACTGCTGGCGCCTGCCACAATAAGAGAGAGAACGTGGCAGAAACTAGTATTAATCATAAATCCAGGGGGAACTAACATGTGATAGCTGCATAAATCAATAATATATGTAGACAAATATAAGTGCATCATGCTTCAGGCAATCATCTACCAAATCATTCTAGAAACACGGTTATTGCTTAAGTGGGAGACCATGGATGACAGGTAAACAGTTCACAAGGACCAACAACATTAATGTTTTCCAACTGCTCCAAATAAAGCATGAGTATATATTactttttgctcaaaatttttagtgtcctaaattagaaagtaaaaagaaaaggggtgtTAGTTGCATGTTTTTACAATGGCTTTGAGTAGGAtggtattatttttttctccattataataaataaatccaaGATGAGCATGAGAGCAGTGCAACGTTCGCAATTCACTAGGAAGACAAGAGCACTCCAAACTTCAGCAGCAGCCATTCTATCGACAAAAGGGCGTTTCCATGCTGTCATGCCTAAAAAGGGATAACGTCAACGTCATAAAGTAATTTGCTGGCTAGAGCCAGTAAATACCATCCCAGATGGAAACGTTACTACATGTACGGAGAAGTTACCATTAATATCAAAAGTGACAAAATCTAGCAGAGGAGACAACCATTTAGGTCAACAATTTATCCAAAGAAGAGCAGCGAGGGATCAACACTCAAGGGCAATGGCGGAAACACCAAAGTTGATAATGGCGAGCGACAGATTAGAGGACAACCACACAATTAAAGGACACACTAGGGAAGACGAAGCAATCACTGTCAGTGCTGCTCTGGAGCACAGATTGCGATGCCAATATTAGGATTTCAATCTCTCTCGGCTGCTCAAGTTTTGAGCCTGAATGTTAGGGTTATATGTGTACCCCATATCTATTGGTGGGGAACTATATACAGATGTCAGTATGCAATTATCTAAACTTATGCCGTTGTGAACTTATACTAGTAATTAAAAGTATTAGACAATAATgccaaattatttaaatgaGAAAGTCAAGATTCAGACATTCAACCGAGGCTTCAGACCATGTTACATAACCATTTGCTCCAGAGTTTCAAGCAACTGTTGGCCATAAATACTATGCATATCCTTTGACATTACGATAATCTTGATAAATATCATCGAATTCTctgtcctctctcttttctaagTAGTGCTCctgctcattttctttttctcagaaTGCTGGCCGAATTGACTTGTCACAACATGCGCTCAACTTAGCAAGCTCACATAAAATGTAGCAATAACAAAAAAGTTGCGACTAGTTAATAATTCTGGCAAAACATAGATCTCAAGGATATAAAACATGAAATGAAGGTTCTTAATTACATACTTCTTCTAAGTGGGAATATGGATACTGGCGGGTTAACATCTCTAAAACAGTGCACCCTAGGCTCCAAATATCAGCTGCCAATCCAtagcttttgttttttggattgACGACCTGCATTCACCAACAACAAggatgaaagaaaagtaaaagccATGCAACACAACTAATAAAAGTATGCTAAAAAAAATGGCAGCAGACGGTGCAAACCTCAGGTGCCATCCAACGAAAACTTCCTTTGGAGGATTTAGCATCATTCTTTTTGATTGCCTGTATGAATAAACACAGAAAGTTGATATGTCATTTTAGAAAAGTAAAGGACAATATATGTCACTTTGTGCATGTCTATACGCATGTTTGTCATGCGCTCATCCAATTGTATGTGTGCTGCACTACTTCAATGCCTGTGAAAATTCCTGCACACGCATGTAGCTGTACATGCATCTTTGTTGATCGCACATGTGCGAgcccccgagagagagagagagagagaattcactTTCGTGAGACATACCTTTGCCAATCCAAAGTCTGCAAGTTTCACACAACTTCTTGCATCAACCAATATGTTAGCACATTTAATATCCCTACAGATTGGAGGAACTGGAAGCATGAGAATTCAGCATAGCCGTGCCTAGAATATACAAACAGTTATAATCGCCCGCACAGTTACCAATATTGCAAATTCACATTTCCACCTTCAAGCATTCACATAGTAAGATAATCTTGTCTAAGCTGCTCTACAAAATCATTCTCATGGCACTACATATTGGTTCAAGGATTGGACAACTCCCTTGTT
This genomic stretch from Eucalyptus grandis isolate ANBG69807.140 chromosome 3, ASM1654582v1, whole genome shotgun sequence harbors:
- the LOC104439210 gene encoding disease resistance protein RPV1 — protein: MHDQLRDLGRDIVKKECAPSRLWNDREALEVMRSKERKDKVKALNLGQYNSDPISIVDEELERMPNLKFLKLYNGTFAGDINNYLQELRWLSWRSPPLDCRMANLHLKNLALFELSYNMNTKNWGGWNILKMENKLKVLSLRYCNGLKQTPDFSGCMSLEILSLDHGQSLQEVDSSIGKLKDLTHLQIHWCYLLQNLPKQIGGLVNLKHFSILGCHKIKKLPDIGKLILLSKLEISQTKLTSLPDSIGNAKNLSSLDLSYTLIKKLPISIGELTQLKFLSLSNCQKFVELSESIGNLTTLQNLDLSRTKLVELPNSIKNLKHLKVMEMESCPIQRLPIGIGMLERLEELNVRYCQQLAGELPTEIGKLLSLSILDISHICVCAGPMEINSLTRLQKLDLSFCDELQELPKLPSSLNCLSIQSASLRLVPDLSNLTNLMNLKLSNKFGQALAEASTLQLQWVGKLSKLEELELCLSDLPVPSKELGCLPQLKKLTLPRMDSFDLVVVGPQFLHLKNLSTLHLCCCPLREIQLNGLELLGDLVVKYCEFLEGLSVISSSLRKLSRMGVKNCPKLLQIRFLNTMESLERLRVRDCESLGGLYGLSNLKKLKTLMFSMCPVLRVIEGLEELELLRWLYFFTCPSLKVLTNLSNSKIPNECKIDVKNCEKLPASDFCHYGDYREKILDWTRRGLSQEGAARFFERGQPLIVQEDARETDAEESTMETNNYYSQNLPLTIGFLWSPEPDTELDSTSLNNSQVPPRTTSSDASRSSCSIL
- the LOC108958125 gene encoding toll/interleukin-1 receptor-like protein, whose product is MAATGGSSASATRYDVFLSFRGPDTRNTFTDCLYRTMFGQGIVAYRDSEELHAGDRIDDLLSAVGESKICIPVLSRGYASSAWCLRELARVTELHESTGKPEILPIFFDATVGGGSGKSG